A stretch of Lactiplantibacillus brownii DNA encodes these proteins:
- the hpf gene encoding ribosome hibernation-promoting factor, HPF/YfiA family, protein MLNFNIRGENIEVTQAIRDYVQKRVGKLQKFFDNNVDSIAHVNLKIHPDKTAKVEVTIPLPYLVLRAEETSPDMYASVDLVTDKLERQIRKYKTKVNRKSREKGYKAIDFAATDETVAAADNDQDDKLDVVRTKRVSLKPMDNEEAILQMDMLGHDFFIYEDAETDAINIVYRRNDGRYGLIETGDDQ, encoded by the coding sequence ATGCTTAATTTTAATATTCGCGGTGAAAATATCGAAGTGACACAAGCTATTCGTGACTATGTTCAAAAACGGGTGGGTAAGTTACAAAAATTCTTTGACAATAACGTTGACTCAATTGCTCACGTCAACTTGAAGATTCACCCAGACAAGACTGCTAAAGTCGAAGTAACGATTCCACTTCCCTATTTAGTTCTCCGGGCAGAAGAAACTTCTCCTGATATGTATGCTAGTGTTGATTTGGTAACCGACAAGCTCGAACGCCAAATCCGCAAGTATAAGACCAAAGTCAATCGCAAGTCCCGTGAAAAGGGCTATAAAGCCATTGACTTTGCGGCGACTGATGAAACGGTTGCAGCTGCTGATAACGATCAGGACGATAAGTTAGATGTTGTACGTACGAAGCGGGTTTCATTGAAACCAATGGATAATGAAGAAGCAATCTTACAAATGGATATGCTTGGTCATGATTTCTTCATCTACGAAGACGCGGAAACGGATGCCATTAATATCGTTTATCGGCGAAACGATGGTCGTTATGGTTTGATTGAAACTGGCGACGATCAATAA
- a CDS encoding response regulator transcription factor, translating to MDKILVVDDEPAIVTLLSYNLKQAGYEVVTATDGEAALSLGLEESFVCILLDLMLPKLDGMEVTKRLRQEKVRTPIIIVTAKNDEFDKVFGLELGADDYITKPFSPREVLARIKAVIRRMTPVDDTETTPAPTPNRAITVIGDLRVDQNKYRVTRNGKNIGLTPKEFELLVYFIEREGRVLSRDAILNHVWGYDYASETRIVDIHISHLREKIEVDPKDPQLIRTVRGFGYEFVGADHA from the coding sequence ATGGATAAGATTTTAGTAGTCGACGATGAACCAGCAATTGTGACGTTATTATCATATAACTTGAAACAAGCTGGGTACGAAGTGGTGACAGCGACGGATGGGGAAGCCGCGTTGTCGTTAGGACTAGAAGAATCATTTGTTTGTATTTTATTAGATTTAATGTTGCCAAAATTAGATGGTATGGAAGTGACTAAACGGTTGCGTCAAGAGAAAGTCCGGACGCCAATTATTATTGTGACGGCCAAAAATGATGAATTTGATAAAGTCTTCGGCTTAGAATTAGGTGCTGATGACTATATCACGAAACCCTTCTCACCACGGGAAGTTTTGGCACGGATCAAGGCGGTGATTCGCCGGATGACACCTGTTGATGATACCGAAACGACCCCAGCGCCAACCCCTAATCGGGCGATTACCGTCATTGGTGATTTGCGTGTTGATCAGAATAAGTATCGTGTGACGCGTAATGGCAAAAATATTGGTTTAACGCCCAAAGAGTTTGAATTGCTCGTTTATTTTATTGAACGTGAGGGCCGTGTTTTAAGTCGTGATGCCATTCTAAATCATGTTTGGGGTTATGATTATGCCAGTGAAACGCGAATTGTGGATATTCATATTTCACATTTGCGAGAAAAAATTGAGGTTGATCCTAAAGATCCCCAGTTAATCCGAACTGTGCGTGGTTTTGGATACGAATTTGTGGGTGCGGATCATGCATGA
- a CDS encoding PDZ domain-containing protein: MHVWKVLELFLIQPLVWIGLIRCYLAARHRVHYERLHFRSAIDAHYLEVRNFFKDGLLFGVIATVVSLALGLVVSPIWVVIYELLAVLSLLLIPTRLTPVTVFGLSWLVYWVLNPSLVAQIGARLRTHGVISLGLNSGVIISGFLILGLGLAATAVLLRRRDTQLNSPQIRPDQRGKRIVRYRWQQLLVIPVGVLIPGDWLHATLPWWPVFQVGTQQFSVLLLPLLLGASVQVYKQQPQVAWRRLAKDYWLVAAVSVIFALAARWLALSPQWLIGLLGVLVVLLWGSLLRHRYHDQHQQFWFSDTDQGVRVIGVRPKTPAAKLNLSIGDVILECNRQPVHSEAQFYAAILTSPTYVHLKVRNVQQELIITETAIYSGAPHELGIVLFTDQED, encoded by the coding sequence ATGCACGTATGGAAAGTACTGGAATTATTTTTGATTCAACCACTGGTTTGGATTGGGTTGATTCGCTGCTATTTGGCAGCACGTCACCGTGTCCATTATGAACGGTTACATTTTAGAAGTGCGATTGATGCGCACTATTTGGAAGTCCGTAATTTTTTTAAAGATGGGTTATTATTTGGCGTGATTGCGACTGTGGTCAGCCTAGCTTTGGGCTTAGTCGTTTCGCCAATCTGGGTCGTGATCTATGAATTATTAGCGGTCTTGAGTTTATTATTGATACCGACTCGCTTGACACCAGTAACGGTATTTGGGTTGAGTTGGCTAGTTTACTGGGTCCTGAATCCAAGCTTAGTGGCTCAAATTGGCGCTCGCTTACGGACTCATGGGGTCATTTCATTAGGCTTGAATAGTGGCGTGATTATTAGTGGCTTTTTAATTCTGGGTTTAGGTTTGGCAGCGACCGCTGTTTTATTGCGACGTCGAGACACACAACTAAATTCACCACAAATTCGGCCGGACCAGCGTGGCAAACGAATCGTGCGCTACCGTTGGCAACAGCTATTGGTTATCCCAGTTGGGGTCCTAATTCCAGGGGATTGGTTGCATGCGACGTTACCCTGGTGGCCTGTTTTTCAAGTCGGCACACAACAGTTTAGTGTTTTGCTATTACCATTATTGTTAGGTGCAAGTGTCCAAGTTTATAAACAGCAGCCACAGGTGGCTTGGCGGCGATTAGCGAAGGACTATTGGCTAGTCGCAGCTGTAAGTGTCATTTTCGCACTGGCGGCGCGTTGGTTAGCACTTAGCCCACAATGGTTAATCGGTTTGTTGGGAGTGTTAGTGGTCCTTCTTTGGGGCAGTTTATTGCGGCATCGCTATCACGATCAACACCAACAATTTTGGTTTTCTGATACGGATCAAGGGGTCAGAGTCATTGGGGTGCGGCCCAAGACCCCCGCAGCCAAGCTTAATTTGAGTATTGGCGATGTGATCTTGGAATGTAATCGTCAGCCGGTCCATTCAGAGGCGCAATTTTATGCCGCAATTTTGACGAGTCCGACTTACGTACATCTGAAAGTTCGGAACGTCCAACAAGAATTAATTATTACTGAAACGGCGATTTATAGTGGGGCACCCCACGAGTTAGGGATAGTGTTATTCACTGATCAGGAGGATTAA
- a CDS encoding ComF family protein, whose translation MTKCLLCQRTTEPKLTLPWLLSWQPLVAPVVCATCWQTFTPIVSSQACIGCGRSQTQRSLCHDCQRWPQKAFYNQAPFTYNDAMQAYFEQYKFKGDYRLRLVFQQVLRTKLAQMQPDLSIAIPVTPMTMVTRGFNQVTGWLAAGENPTWLQTQESDKVIPQSRKTRQERLLTAQPFKLTTTAPPLTGKTVVIIDDVYTTGRTLRHAADLILENGAKSVIGLTLAR comes from the coding sequence GTGACCAAATGCCTGTTGTGTCAGCGGACAACTGAACCGAAACTCACTTTACCTTGGTTGCTGAGCTGGCAGCCACTAGTTGCGCCGGTCGTCTGTGCAACTTGTTGGCAAACCTTTACGCCAATTGTGAGTAGTCAAGCTTGTATCGGCTGCGGACGTTCACAAACCCAGCGGTCATTATGTCATGATTGTCAACGCTGGCCACAAAAAGCATTTTACAATCAAGCGCCCTTTACATACAATGACGCGATGCAAGCTTATTTTGAACAATATAAGTTTAAGGGGGATTATCGACTCCGACTTGTCTTTCAACAAGTCTTACGAACAAAATTGGCTCAAATGCAGCCAGATTTGAGTATCGCAATTCCAGTGACACCGATGACCATGGTGACGCGCGGGTTTAATCAAGTGACTGGTTGGCTGGCGGCCGGTGAAAATCCAACTTGGTTGCAAACTCAGGAAAGTGACAAAGTGATCCCACAATCGCGTAAGACACGTCAAGAGCGTTTATTAACCGCACAGCCGTTTAAACTTACCACTACGGCACCGCCATTAACGGGTAAAACGGTCGTTATTATTGATGATGTTTATACAACTGGACGGACGTTACGGCATGCTGCTGATCTAATCCTGGAAAACGGTGCCAAGTCAGTGATAGGGCTAACTTTAGCCCGTTAA
- a CDS encoding phosphate ABC transporter substrate-binding protein PstS family protein has translation MKKSRVIQLLGLILIGVLVGLGYSQRAATDASQSITAVGSTALQPLVEAAGEQYSSEHTGVFINVQGGGSGTGLSQIQSGAVAIGNSDIFAEEQAGIKASQLKDHQVAVVGIAPIINKKTGVTNLTSAQLKAIFTGKIKNWRTVGGKNLPIVLINRAQGSGTRKTFETYALNGQESADSQEQDSSGLARSIVASTPGAISYVAFSYLDTSVTTLRVDGIKPTEANVKNNHWKIWSYEHLYTSLKPDQLTKKFINYILSTAVQKKLVKQLGYISVHDMHVQRSATGKITIVK, from the coding sequence ATGAAAAAAAGTCGGGTCATCCAATTACTGGGGCTGATCTTGATTGGCGTTTTGGTCGGACTGGGATACAGCCAGCGAGCAGCGACCGATGCTAGTCAGTCAATCACCGCAGTTGGTTCCACCGCTTTACAACCATTAGTTGAAGCTGCAGGTGAGCAGTATAGTTCTGAACACACAGGTGTTTTTATTAATGTGCAGGGTGGCGGGTCTGGAACCGGCCTAAGTCAGATTCAATCTGGCGCCGTTGCCATTGGTAATTCGGATATTTTTGCAGAAGAACAAGCCGGTATCAAGGCGAGTCAGTTAAAAGACCACCAGGTGGCAGTTGTTGGGATTGCGCCAATTATTAATAAGAAAACTGGTGTGACCAATTTAACGAGTGCCCAATTAAAAGCAATCTTTACGGGTAAAATCAAAAATTGGCGGACCGTTGGCGGCAAAAATTTACCAATTGTCTTGATTAATCGGGCACAAGGGTCAGGGACACGTAAGACCTTTGAGACTTATGCCTTGAATGGTCAGGAAAGTGCAGATTCTCAAGAGCAGGATTCTTCTGGACTGGCTCGTTCGATCGTCGCGAGTACGCCAGGTGCGATTAGTTATGTCGCTTTTTCATATTTGGATACTTCTGTAACGACGCTACGAGTAGATGGCATCAAGCCAACGGAAGCTAATGTCAAAAACAATCACTGGAAGATCTGGTCTTACGAACATTTGTATACGAGTTTAAAGCCAGATCAATTAACAAAGAAATTTATTAATTACATTTTATCAACGGCTGTCCAGAAAAAGTTAGTGAAGCAGTTAGGGTATATTTCGGTCCATGACATGCATGTTCAACGTAGTGCGACCGGTAAGATTACAATAGTGAAATGA
- the secA gene encoding preprotein translocase subunit SecA, which yields MANILKRWVESDKRVIRRLDKTANKVEAYADEYAKLSDADLKAKTPEFRERYKEGESLDDLLPEAFATAREGAKRVLGLYPFHVQILGGIVLHEGDIAEMKTGEGKTLTATMPVYLNAISGDGVHVVTVNEYLSARDATEMGELYHWLGMSVGINSADKTPEEKREAYNSDITYSTNGEIGFDYLRDNMVVYREDMVQRPLNFAIIDEVDSILIDEARTPLIISGQSEGTTGMYKRADRFAKTLTKEEDYKVDLESKTVALLDEGIRKAEKYFGLSNLYDTDNTALNHYLDEALRANYIMLKDKDYVIQDGQAMIVDSFTGRIMDGRRFSDGLHQAIEAKEHVEIQEETKTMANITYQNLFRMYKKLSGMTGTAKTEQEEFREIYNMEVITIPTNRPMIRDDRSDLLYPTLRSKFNAVVKEITELHKKGQPMLIGTVAVETSEYLSQRLDEAGIPHVVLNAKNHAKEADIVANAGQRGAVTIATNMAGRGTDIKLGPGVKELGGLAVIGTERHESRRIDNQLRGRSGRQGDPGMSQFYLSLEDDLMLRFGSERIKNFLQRMNVEDDDAVIQSRMITRQVESAQKRVEGNNYDSRKNVLQYDDVMRAQREVIYGERQQVIMEEKSLKSVIMPMIKRTVERTVQLHTQGDQKTWDLAAIVDFATAAMVKEDAISVDDLKDKSQADIEDYLMQRVETIYADKAKQLYDAGQMLEFEKVVVLRVVDAHWTDHIDAMDQLRQSIGLRGYGQLNPLVEYQRDGYRMFEEMIADIDYDTTRLFMKSEIRQNIQR from the coding sequence ATGGCCAACATTTTAAAACGCTGGGTTGAAAGCGACAAGCGCGTCATTCGGCGTCTTGATAAAACTGCGAACAAGGTTGAAGCTTATGCTGACGAATATGCTAAATTAAGCGATGCCGACCTAAAAGCGAAAACACCAGAATTCCGTGAACGATATAAAGAAGGCGAGTCACTAGATGACTTGCTCCCAGAAGCATTTGCGACCGCCCGGGAAGGCGCTAAACGGGTGCTTGGCTTATATCCATTCCACGTGCAAATTTTAGGTGGGATCGTGTTACATGAAGGCGATATCGCCGAAATGAAAACTGGTGAAGGGAAGACCTTAACGGCCACCATGCCGGTTTATTTGAATGCTATTTCCGGTGATGGGGTACATGTTGTCACGGTTAACGAATATTTGTCAGCACGTGATGCGACCGAAATGGGTGAACTTTATCACTGGTTAGGCATGAGCGTCGGTATTAACAGTGCAGACAAAACGCCTGAAGAGAAGCGCGAAGCTTATAATTCTGATATTACCTATTCAACTAACGGTGAAATTGGGTTTGATTACTTGCGGGACAACATGGTCGTTTATCGTGAAGACATGGTTCAACGCCCATTAAACTTTGCGATTATTGATGAAGTTGACTCAATTTTAATTGATGAAGCGCGGACACCACTGATCATTTCCGGCCAATCCGAAGGGACGACTGGGATGTATAAGCGGGCGGACCGCTTTGCCAAGACGTTAACTAAAGAAGAAGATTACAAGGTTGATCTAGAGTCCAAGACGGTTGCGTTATTGGATGAAGGGATTCGGAAGGCTGAAAAGTATTTTGGCTTGTCTAACTTGTACGATACGGACAATACTGCCCTAAACCATTACTTAGATGAAGCGCTACGTGCCAACTACATCATGTTGAAGGATAAGGATTATGTGATTCAAGACGGTCAAGCAATGATCGTGGATTCGTTTACAGGTCGGATTATGGATGGACGACGGTTCTCAGATGGGTTACATCAAGCCATCGAAGCCAAAGAACATGTTGAAATCCAAGAAGAAACCAAGACTATGGCGAATATCACCTACCAAAACTTATTCCGGATGTACAAGAAGCTTTCTGGGATGACTGGGACGGCGAAAACGGAACAAGAAGAATTTCGTGAAATTTACAACATGGAAGTTATTACGATTCCAACCAACCGACCAATGATTCGGGATGACCGTTCAGATTTACTTTATCCAACTTTGCGGAGTAAGTTTAATGCAGTTGTTAAAGAAATTACTGAATTGCACAAAAAAGGTCAACCCATGTTAATTGGGACGGTCGCCGTGGAAACCTCTGAATACTTGTCACAACGTTTGGATGAAGCCGGTATCCCGCACGTGGTCTTGAACGCTAAGAACCATGCGAAGGAAGCGGACATCGTTGCGAACGCTGGGCAACGTGGGGCGGTAACCATTGCCACCAACATGGCTGGTCGTGGGACTGATATTAAATTAGGACCTGGCGTCAAAGAACTTGGCGGTTTGGCAGTTATTGGGACTGAACGACATGAGTCTCGACGGATTGATAACCAGTTACGAGGCCGTTCTGGTCGTCAAGGTGATCCTGGTATGTCACAGTTCTACTTGTCATTGGAAGATGATTTGATGTTGCGTTTTGGTTCAGAACGAATCAAGAACTTCTTGCAACGGATGAATGTTGAAGATGATGATGCGGTGATCCAATCACGGATGATCACACGTCAAGTGGAATCGGCACAGAAACGAGTCGAAGGGAACAACTACGACTCCCGGAAAAACGTCTTGCAATATGATGATGTGATGCGGGCTCAACGTGAAGTGATTTACGGGGAACGTCAACAGGTTATCATGGAAGAGAAGTCTTTGAAGTCGGTCATTATGCCAATGATCAAGCGAACGGTTGAACGGACAGTTCAATTGCATACCCAAGGCGATCAAAAGACTTGGGACTTGGCAGCAATCGTTGACTTTGCCACGGCGGCAATGGTCAAGGAAGATGCGATTTCGGTCGATGATTTGAAAGATAAATCACAAGCTGATATTGAAGATTATTTGATGCAACGTGTTGAGACCATTTATGCAGATAAAGCCAAACAACTTTATGATGCCGGGCAAATGCTCGAATTCGAAAAGGTGGTTGTTTTACGAGTGGTTGATGCGCATTGGACCGATCATATCGATGCCATGGATCAATTACGTCAATCCATTGGGTTACGTGGTTATGGTCAATTAAATCCATTGGTTGAATACCAACGAGATGGGTATCGGATGTTTGAAGAAATGATTGCGGATATCGATTATGATACAACGCGACTCTTCATGAAGTCTGAAATTCGTCAAAATATCCAACGTTAA
- the prfB gene encoding peptide chain release factor 2 (programmed frameshift) gives MELSETKHLIEEMQTAVNNFRGSLDLDALNESIQENEARMAEPGFWDDQAAAQKVIDDNNVLKGKFDDYQQLADEVGDLAVAYELLNEEPDAEMQAEFETDLTKAQHHLQQYRLNLLLDGPYDRNNAILEIHPGAGGTESQDWGSMLLRMYTRWAASHHFTVETVDYQAGDEAGIKSVTLLISGHNAYGYLRSEKGVHRLVRISPFDAAGRRHTSFASVDVMPELDDSVEIEIRPDDLKVDVYRASGAGGQHVNKTSSAVRITHLPTGIVVASQAQRSQLQNRQTAMNMLRAKLYEREEEKKAKKRAAIQGEQLDIGWGSQIRSYVFHPYTMVKDHRTNYESHDGQGVMDGDLDPFIDAYLQWKLAQRNPQ, from the exons GTGGAATTAAGTGAAACGAAACATTTAATTGAAGAAATGCAAACTGCCGTTAACAACTTTAGGGGGTCGCTT GACTTAGATGCTTTAAATGAAAGCATCCAAGAAAATGAAGCTCGCATGGCCGAACCAGGTTTCTGGGATGACCAAGCAGCGGCCCAAAAAGTTATTGACGATAATAATGTCTTAAAAGGTAAGTTTGACGACTATCAGCAATTAGCCGATGAAGTTGGAGATCTTGCTGTGGCGTACGAACTATTGAATGAAGAACCCGATGCTGAAATGCAGGCTGAGTTTGAAACTGATTTGACTAAAGCTCAGCATCATTTACAACAGTATCGGTTGAACTTATTGCTGGATGGCCCATATGATCGAAACAATGCGATCCTTGAAATTCATCCTGGTGCTGGTGGCACGGAATCACAAGACTGGGGTTCAATGTTGTTGCGCATGTATACTCGGTGGGCCGCTAGTCATCATTTCACGGTAGAGACCGTTGATTATCAAGCTGGCGATGAGGCTGGCATCAAAAGTGTGACCTTGCTGATTAGTGGGCACAATGCTTACGGTTATCTGCGGTCAGAAAAGGGTGTGCATCGATTAGTCCGGATTTCACCTTTTGATGCAGCTGGGCGTCGGCACACCTCCTTTGCGAGTGTCGATGTGATGCCAGAATTGGATGATAGTGTTGAGATTGAGATTCGTCCAGATGATTTAAAGGTGGATGTTTATCGCGCTAGTGGTGCGGGTGGACAACATGTCAATAAAACGTCATCAGCTGTTCGAATTACGCATTTGCCAACTGGAATCGTGGTTGCTAGTCAGGCACAACGATCGCAACTTCAAAACCGCCAAACGGCGATGAACATGTTACGAGCAAAACTATATGAGCGTGAAGAAGAGAAAAAGGCTAAAAAACGCGCCGCTATTCAGGGTGAACAACTGGATATTGGCTGGGGATCGCAAATTCGTTCCTATGTCTTCCATCCCTATACCATGGTGAAAGACCATCGCACAAATTATGAATCCCATGATGGTCAAGGGGTCATGGATGGTGACTTAGATCCATTTATTGATGCTTATTTGCAATGGAAATTGGCGCAACGTAATCCACAATAG
- a CDS encoding DEAD/DEAH box helicase: MQATELYGRQIALTAAEAEALPAKTQKLIGLQVTAKTLKCQRCGSLLNRQMAQLPRQQFYCYQCLNLGRISTLTSLYHIPEPNDFPKTGRLTWHGQLTTQQAACAEMIQHNFATHQRHLLWAVTGAGKTEMLFPGLAWALAQGWRVAIASPRVDVCIELYPRLQAAFSDLEIALLHGRQTAPYRYCQLTICTTHQLLRFREAFDVLIVDEVDAFPFAANPRLGYAVEQALKPVSALLYLTATPSRELLREVRRQTLSLSYLPLRFHQQLLPTIKVTLQPKWWTQIQAGRLPSRLRHWLTDYVKRGQRFLVFVPRVAQLAVVQAAIQQAYPTLKGLTVHSTDPERLAKVQAMRATTVQYLVTTTILERGVTLPGIDVIVLGADEPIFSTAALVQIAGRVGRSREHPTGQVRFICSSYARPVKRAIRQIKLVNRKGRRLRDQMPVVSADN, translated from the coding sequence ATGCAAGCAACTGAGCTATACGGCCGTCAGATTGCTTTGACGGCTGCTGAAGCAGAGGCGTTACCAGCAAAGACCCAGAAATTGATTGGCTTGCAAGTGACAGCCAAGACATTGAAATGCCAACGTTGTGGGAGTTTATTAAACCGTCAAATGGCCCAATTACCACGACAACAATTTTATTGTTATCAATGTTTGAATCTAGGCAGAATTAGTACCTTAACTTCACTTTATCACATTCCTGAACCAAATGATTTTCCGAAGACAGGACGGTTGACTTGGCACGGTCAGTTAACGACGCAACAAGCAGCTTGTGCTGAAATGATACAACATAACTTTGCCACACACCAACGACATTTATTATGGGCAGTGACCGGTGCAGGGAAAACGGAAATGTTGTTTCCGGGATTAGCATGGGCGTTAGCTCAAGGCTGGCGGGTTGCGATTGCTTCACCCCGGGTAGATGTGTGTATCGAATTATATCCGCGACTACAGGCCGCTTTTTCAGATTTAGAAATTGCGTTGTTGCATGGCCGACAGACGGCACCATATCGCTATTGCCAGCTGACAATTTGTACCACACATCAGTTATTGCGATTTCGGGAAGCGTTTGATGTTCTCATTGTAGATGAAGTCGATGCCTTTCCGTTTGCGGCTAATCCGCGTTTAGGTTATGCCGTTGAGCAGGCATTAAAACCCGTCAGTGCCTTGTTATATTTAACCGCGACACCGAGTCGAGAGTTGTTACGAGAGGTTCGGCGTCAAACGCTGAGTCTAAGTTATCTGCCATTACGTTTCCATCAACAATTATTGCCGACAATCAAAGTGACGTTGCAACCGAAGTGGTGGACACAGATTCAGGCCGGACGGCTGCCTTCAAGACTACGACATTGGTTAACTGATTACGTTAAGCGCGGTCAACGGTTTTTAGTTTTTGTCCCGCGAGTGGCCCAATTGGCTGTCGTTCAGGCGGCGATTCAACAAGCCTATCCAACCTTAAAAGGACTGACCGTTCATTCGACTGACCCAGAACGGTTAGCCAAAGTACAAGCGATGCGGGCGACAACGGTACAATATTTAGTGACGACGACCATTTTAGAACGGGGGGTCACTTTGCCAGGAATCGATGTGATTGTGTTAGGAGCTGATGAGCCAATCTTTTCCACCGCGGCGTTAGTTCAGATTGCTGGTCGAGTGGGGCGCTCACGGGAACACCCCACCGGACAAGTCCGGTTTATCTGTAGTTCCTATGCACGTCCGGTTAAGCGTGCCATTCGTCAAATTAAATTGGTTAATCGGAAAGGACGGCGGTTACGTGACCAAATGCCTGTTGTGTCAGCGGACAACTGA
- the pnpS gene encoding two-component system histidine kinase PnpS has protein sequence MHDQWQQTWRLLTLENILMLLLGLIVVQHFSVIRWSTALVLCLLVAVVGLALIEAGIVWFRQRERQKTIDRMEAKLRQMSSQQFPPHILLPENDPLYSLSQAVNQLESYQRNQTRRAELQEKELMMIMRYLPIGVMVIDHHRQVQLSNPAMSELLSQSINSVAHLYTKDIQLYALTKVIEDTITTQKNQRATVTLTPAPNTQVVEATTVYIQNSRSHYQIVLMLYDITEVYMIEQMQDDFVSNASHELKTPITAIAGFTETLLSGAKEDPATLDQFLKIIADESQRLIDLIQDVLSLSRIRAQSTTRLASQTIKLKPLVDQELSLLQQAIQSKQLTVRDDVDPAISVTADVQKLSQIVKNLLSNAIKYNRPSGTVTVIAKADEMNWVLIVKDTGIGISADDQQRIFERFYRASPSRSQQVVSGTGLGLAIVKELVTAMHGQIAVTSQRGVGTTMTVTFPLKISH, from the coding sequence ATGCATGACCAGTGGCAACAAACTTGGCGCCTGCTAACCTTGGAAAATATCCTGATGCTGTTGCTCGGCTTAATTGTCGTGCAACATTTTTCAGTCATTCGATGGTCAACGGCGCTGGTACTTTGCCTATTGGTGGCGGTGGTCGGGCTCGCACTGATTGAAGCTGGTATCGTGTGGTTTCGACAACGTGAACGACAAAAAACGATTGACCGCATGGAAGCCAAGTTGCGGCAAATGAGCAGTCAACAGTTTCCACCACATATTTTGTTGCCAGAAAATGATCCGTTATATAGCTTGTCACAGGCAGTTAATCAATTGGAAAGTTACCAACGAAATCAGACACGACGAGCCGAATTACAGGAAAAAGAATTGATGATGATCATGCGGTATTTGCCGATCGGAGTGATGGTTATTGATCATCATCGGCAAGTTCAGCTTTCAAATCCTGCGATGAGTGAATTGTTGTCCCAATCAATCAACTCAGTGGCACATTTATATACGAAGGATATTCAGTTATACGCGCTAACTAAAGTGATTGAAGATACTATTACGACGCAAAAAAATCAGCGGGCAACGGTCACGTTAACACCAGCGCCGAATACGCAAGTAGTGGAGGCAACGACTGTTTATATTCAAAATAGTCGTTCACACTACCAAATTGTGCTGATGCTCTATGATATTACAGAAGTTTATATGATTGAACAGATGCAAGATGACTTTGTCAGCAATGCCAGTCATGAGTTGAAGACGCCAATTACGGCAATTGCTGGGTTTACTGAGACGTTGTTGAGTGGTGCTAAAGAAGATCCAGCTACCTTGGATCAATTTTTGAAGATCATTGCGGACGAAAGTCAACGCTTGATTGACTTGATTCAAGACGTGTTGTCCTTATCACGAATCCGAGCTCAGAGTACCACACGTTTAGCGAGTCAGACCATTAAGTTAAAGCCGCTGGTTGACCAAGAGCTATCTTTACTGCAACAGGCTATTCAGAGTAAGCAATTGACGGTCAGAGATGACGTTGATCCTGCCATTTCGGTTACTGCGGATGTGCAAAAGCTGAGTCAAATCGTCAAAAATTTACTTTCAAATGCGATTAAGTATAATCGACCGAGTGGAACGGTTACTGTGATTGCAAAGGCCGATGAGATGAATTGGGTTTTGATTGTTAAAGATACCGGCATTGGCATTAGTGCGGATGATCAGCAACGTATTTTTGAACGTTTCTATCGCGCTAGCCCATCTCGGTCACAGCAAGTGGTTAGTGGGACTGGTCTTGGACTGGCTATCGTTAAAGAATTGGTGACGGCAATGCACGGACAGATTGCAGTGACAAGCCAACGTGGTGTCGGTACGACGATGACTGTCACGTTTCCATTGAAAATAAGCCATTAA